A window of the Plasmodium vivax chromosome 12, whole genome shotgun sequence genome harbors these coding sequences:
- a CDS encoding RNA helicase, putative (encoded by transcript PVX_118535A) yields MKSRLNNRLKGNSYYEYSIKHGTYDIDEAVAYIERSSFFRSCDGAGRAGSRREGSLDGTLDDSLGSSLDSSLDGSHDGDPDNNLSCSLSQIAPRLGRREPTLKRKLLGLIREEKKHMRNGAHKQRVPPKEKKRTKDHEEDHPEGNESGLMYVHDTCEKILSSGKAFSQNTDRYIILNRRNQIKKISLNEMNELITEIIYTTMTKDHLENSLLDLLGEEHIDFIFNIIKNKESIKRDIKLLSKYVDVKEKVLASNFFITDKTTDGINSKKNVLVKKENIEKIVDFFLYTLKENNFGDVKKIYIPNEENKLEEIQVPRNTSYSYTDNVTKVRINRLENFQFNKDELVPVKVLPFWHKHIFEFEHFNYVQSKVFKAAFQTNKNLLVSAPTGCGKTNIALLVILQQICLFCEQNGVSLERIAQVRSGQGGGVQGGSGQGGSGQGRSGQETHRADVHHAQRNGQLTGDPLEEFPSEDQLKEDPPNEDLPIGDLPAGDPLNEDPPSEEAASDRASERDYAPARGANCISAKEFKIIYIAPMKSLVFEITNLFQRKLKIFNLKVCEYTKEHSLTSKQLEEVHIIVTVPEKLDILLRNSSYSTTVSDESLIKHIKCLILDEVHLLNTDRGDVIETIVARFLRYSETSQSVRRIMAMSATLPNYNDVRDFLKVEKDMCFYFNESYRSIQLDKTLYGIHEKNLNKLNIAKNMYAYGEIINALRKDKQCIIFVCSRNDTNKTIQFLIDHAVKNGEIEYFLTNLYTDSEINKKIKKSNNMYVKQFYEFGCSVHHAGMSRYDKILVEDLFKKKAFNVLCCTSTLAWGVNLPVHTVIIKGTNFFSSESGKMEDMDILDINQIFGRCGRPQYEDHGHAILITERTKLYKYIKLLTNNTIIESSFLKNIENHLNAEISIGTTKNVEDGIKWLEYTYLYVRMKKNPNLYDADLTSDMHLYNKRKEIILKAIQNLSENKLVRRVLLTNDFIGTFYGHIAAKYYVDYQTIGIFAANIDRSNYVEVIDVISKSKEFENIQIRNEDMNDFLWLKNRCEIKEQYDESKCMTLRILIESYLRRIQISNFSLICEINYVIQNIIRILYAYYEICLNILKNISNLIMNTHNLIVSILRRLPINSCVFRHFCYRNELLEKRNATFSSHPARGGKHRNAPPEDNAASHPNQLPYRGKYVNPAEMFEEQENANNHDLHDTPQGRYRRNQNYTVYLKESVVNILEKKKLTHESVDTLTKSELLFFLRNEVYTNQILYYKNVIPNLHIEGYIQPITQTIMKINLQVQLINTIWSDQWNDIQENFHLFLLNTLNNDILYFQKFAIHKKDRKKIHDISFEFPLSNQMPPQITVQFLSMNWCNLSFVHIFNTNNLFINQKINIFSEILPVVPLSTQILKIPSYIKFFSFRYFNPIQTQMFHATFHTDENILLGAPTGSGKTVIGELCILRNLLHHEREKAVYVCPMKAIVNERHKSWTSKFKNLLNKNVIELTGDKNENKESIVESDIIICTPEKLDVISRNWKNKKFMQNVNLIIFDEIHLLGQENRGGVIEILVNRFKNMEQYLNKKIRLVGLTTVITSVDDLILWLDVKENYLFNFPSSCRIVPCKTHILGFTQKAYCARMSVMNKNVFDAVNQYAQTKNVLIFVSSRRQTRVTAYDIISLNLSSHNLSFLHTENLLNDKSHIQFLLNSSKKKDGKRKKKKGKKRVPTDGEEPSESQDRRSSFNANNLVRSHNDDSHFSSDSGEDGPSDLPDYAALMNKNLSGEEKTQVANMLFQNYLNIIENEHLKDLLKYGIGIHHAGLNENDKNIVEYFFLNKIIQILICTSTLAWGINLPAYLVIIKGNEFYDAKTKKYKDISYTDLLQMIGRAGRPQFDDKALAILLVQEKRKNAIKNFLYHPMNIESNITENLNEHINAEICSKVINNKEDIFNYLTKSYYFKRLFSNPSYYIKDVQYVQLFENNILSNQAKKVIYEHVNKMIDSTISFLEANKCVEVTMQDYMHTYCSTPLGHIASVYYLKCETVSFFYKMVEQNCGRSNAMEGENDGAEGLSGDLQNGNHVVDGGEAAMNLGGHTDGEAISGEIGAPSSGSPNEDRCVEEESTPPDHRADPDQRDEPRCRPRRHHHRPPARAKELDFYGLFALIAQAREFDDVPLRHNEDKYNVKLRNQIPLDIDMNMKNVKTYLLLLSRLYECTYETVDYHIDLKLVMDQIARVINGFIDICLLFGRYNYIKNLILIYQCINQKIQPSQNSLYLIKDLNDSQLAKLAELQIKNLKDLLKFDKSFLYSLNIFHTSQLNFIFQIPTLTSSVKLFYKSVNLRNELAEKKHNLISIPCVNHQKNENKFFFQMKHHDPNEIVIRVFFCFFNKALRDANSGTPPSANVQWYAILHDCAQDESVSIKRFNNSALRKTSSVSFTLEDLAPGTYHFAVYAHSDTYYGIDHEVREKSAFTEAHFFLHPRESVHLHILVASVFFGALPP; encoded by the exons ATGAAGTCGCGACTAAACAACCGACTGAAGGGAAATTCCTACTACGAATACTCCATCAAGCACGGGACGTACGACATCGACGAGGCGGTAGCGTACATAGAGAGGAGCTCCTTCTTCAGAAGTTGCGACGGGGCGGGGCGCGCGGGCAGTCGCAGGGAGGGCAGCTTAGATGGCACTTTGGATGACAGTTTAGGCAGCAGTTTGGATAGCAGTTTAGATGGCAGCCACGATGGCGACCCCGACAACAACCTGAGCTGCAGCCTCAGCCAAATCGCCCCTCGCTTGGGCAGACGGGAGCCCACCCTGAAACGGAAACTCCTGGGCCTGATTCgcgaggagaagaagcacatGCGGAATGGCGCCCACAAGCAGAGGGTGCCTCCAAAAGAGAAGAAGCGGACGAAGGACCACGAGGAGGACCACCCGGAAGGAAACGAATCGGGGCTGATGTACGTGCATGATACGTgcgaaaaaattttaagtagCGGAAAAGCATTCAGCCAAAACACAGACAGGTACATCATTCTGAACAGAAGAAACCAAATCAAGAAGATAAGCCTAAACGAAATGAACGAACTTATTACAGAAATTATATACACTACTATGACAAAGGACCATTTGGAAAATAGCCTGTTGGACCTCCTAGGAGAAGAACACATAGATTTCATATTCAACATCATTAAGAACAAGGAAAGTATAAAAAGAGACATCAAACTGTTAAGTAAATATGTAGATGTGAAGGAAAAAGTTCTCGCTTCTAACTTCTTCATAACTGATAAAACGACAGACGGAATtaacagcaaaaaaaatgttttggtgaaaaaggaaaacattgaaaaaattgtagatttttttctatatacattaaaagaaaacaacTTTGGagatgtgaaaaaaatttacataccTAATGAAGAGAACAAGCTGGAAGAAATCCAGGTGCCCAGAAATACCTCCTACTCATACACAGACAATGTAACCAAGGTGAGGATCAACAGACTGGAAAATTTCCAATTTAATAAAGACGAGTTAGTTCCTGTGAAGGTGCTACCCTTTTGGCACAAACACATTTTCGAGTTCGAACATTTTAACTATGTACAGTCTAAAGTTTTTAAGGCTGCCTTTCAGACGAATAAGAATTTGCTCGTCTCCGCTCCCACGGGGTGTGGAAAAACCAACATCGCCTTGCTGGTCATACTGCAGCAGATTTGCCTCTTCTGCGAGCAGAACGGAGTTAGCCTGGAGCGAATCGCCCAGGTGCGCAGCGGtcagggggggggcgtccaaggggggagcggccaaGGAGGGAGCGGTCAAGGAAGGAGCGGTCAAGAGACCCACCGTGCAGACGTACACCATGCGCAGCGGAACGGGCAGCTGACCGGCGACCCGCTGGAGGAATTCCCAAGTGAGGATCAGCTGAAGGAGGACCCCCCAAACGAGGACCTCCCAATAGGGGACCTCCCAGCCGGAGACCCCCTGAATGAGGACCCCCCCAGCGAAGAGGCCGCTAGCGACCGCGCTAGCGAGCGAGACTACGCCCCCGCCCGCGGCGCAAACTGCATAAGCGCAAAAGAATTCAAAATCATTTACATAGCCCCGATGAAGTCCCTCGTCTTCGAAATAACCAACCTGTTCCAAAGGAAGCTGAAAATCTTCAACCTAAAGGTGTGCGAGTATACGAAGGAGCACAGCCTGACCTCCAAACAGCTGGAAGAAGTGCACATAATAGTAACCGTCCCGGAAAAGCTAGACATCCTTTTAAGAAACAGCAGCTACTCCACCACGGTATCTGACGAGTCATTAATTAAGCACATCAAGTGTCTGATCCTTGATGAAGTACATTTGCTAAATACAGACAGAGGTGACGTGATCGAAACGATTGTCGCTCGATTTTTACGATACTCGGAAACGTCCCAGTCGGTGAGAAGAATCATGGCCATGTCAGCCACGCTACCCAATTACAACGACGTGAGGGATTTTCtaaaagtggaaaaggaCATGTGCTTCTACTTCAATGAGAGCTACCGATCCATCCAGCTGGACAAGACGCTCTACGgaatacatgaaaaaaatttgaacaaatTGAATATAgccaaaaatatgtatgccTACggggaaattataaatgcCTTGAGGAAAGACAAGCagtgcatcatttttgtgtgctCAAGAAATGACACCAATAAAACTATACAGTTTCTGATAGACCATGCTgtgaaaaatggcgaaataGAGTACTTCCTTACTAACCTTTACACTGATagcgaaataaataaaaaaattaaaaaatcgaATAACATGTATGTGAAACAGTTTTATGAATTTGGCTGCTCCGTACACCACGCGGGCATGTCCAGATATGATAAAATACTGGTGGAagatttattcaaaaaaaaggccttcAACGTGTTATGTTGCACTTCTACTCTAGCGTGGGGAGTTAACCTACCCGTTCATACCGTCATCATCAAAGGGACcaatttcttttcctccgaaagtggaaaaatggaagataTGGACATCCTTGACATTAACCAAATATTCGGAAGGTGCGGAAGACCTCAGTATGAGGACCACGGACATGCCATCCTCATAACCGAAAGGACGAAGCTGTACAAGTATATAAAACTGCTAACCAATAATACTATTATCGAATctagctttttaaaaaatatagaaaatcaCCTAAACGCGGAAATAAGCATAGGGACAACCAAAAACGTGGAGGATGGCATCAAGTGGCTAGAATACACCTACCTGTACGTCAGAATGAAGAAGAACCCCAATTTGTATGATGCCGACCTCACCTCAGACATGCATCTGTACaacaaaaggaaggaaattATCCTTAAGGCGATCCAAAACTTGAGTGAAAATAAGCTAGTAAGGAGAGTACTCCTGACCAACGACTTTATTGGAACCTTCTATGGACACATTGCAGCCAAGTATTATGTAGATTATCAAACCATCGGAATTTTCGCGGCAAATATTGACCGAAGTAATTACGTAGAAGTTATTGACGTTATTAGCAAATCGAAAGAATTcgaaaatatacaaattagAAATGAAGACATGAATGATTTTCTGTGGTTAAAAAATAGGTGCGAAATTAAGGAGCAGTATGACGAATCGAAATGCATGACATTGCGCATATTGATCGAATCGTACCTGAGGAGGATACAAATAAGTAACTTCTCCCTCATTTGCGAAATTAATTACGTTATACAGAACATCATCCGCATTTTATATGCCTACTACGAAATATGCCttaacattttgaagaatattTCCAACCTGATTATGAACACCCATAATCTTATCGTATCCATTCTGAGGAGACTCCCCATCAACTCTTGCGTCTTCAGGCATTTCTGCTACAGAAATGAGCTACTCGAAAAGAGGAACGCGACATTTTCTAGCCACCCCGccagaggggggaaacacaGAAACGCCCCCCCAGAAGATAATGCAGCATCTCACCCGAACCAGCTACCCTACAGGGGGAAGTACGTAAATCCCGCGGAAATGTTCGAAGAGCAGGAGAACGCTAATAATCATGATTTGCACGATACACCACAGGGGAGGTACCGGAGAAACCAAAACTACACCGTCTACCTAAAAGAGTCCGTGGTGaacattttagaaaaaaaaaaactaacgCACGAATCGGTCGACACGCTAACCAAAAGCGagcttcttttctttctaaGAAATGAAGTCTACACCAATCAAATTTTGTACTACAAGAATGTAATTCCAAATTTGCATATTGAGGGATACATCCAACCCATAACCCAGACGATCATGAAAATAAATCTGCAGGTGCAACTCATAAATACTATTTGGTCCGATCAGTGGAATGACATTCAGGAAAACTTTCACCTCTTCCTATTGAACACGCTAAATAAtgacattttatatttccaaAAGTTTGCCATCCATAAAAAAgacaggaaaaaaatccacGACATTTCTTTCGAATTCCCTCTCTCGAATCAAATGCCCCCTCAAATCACCGTCCAGTTTTTATCCATGAATTGGTGCAATTTGTCCTTCGTCCATATTTTCAATACAAACAATTTGTTCATTAATCAGAagattaatattttttccgaAATTCTTCCGGTCGTTCCCCTGTCGACGCAAATTTTGAAGATCCCTAGCTACATCAAGTTCTTTTCCTTCCGGTACTTCAACCCTATCCAGACTCAGATGTTCCACGCGACGTTCCACACGGACGAGAACATCCTCCTGGGGGCCCCTACAG GAAGCGGCAAGACCGTCATTGGAGAGCTGTGCATCCTGAGGAACCTGCTGCACCACGAACGGGAAAAGGCCGTGTACGTGTGCCCCATGAAAGCCATTGTAAACGAGCGGCACAAGAGCTGGACgagcaaatttaaaaatcttCTGAACAAAAACGTAATCGAACTGACGGGAgataaaaacgaaaataaGGAAAGCATCGTGGAGAGTGACATAATCATATGTACGCCCGAAAAACTAGACGTTATATCTAgaaattggaaaaataaaaaattcatgcAAAACGTCAATTTGATCATTTTCGATGAGATACATTTACTCGGCCAGGAGAACAGAGGAGGTGTGATAGAAATTTTGGTTAAtcgatttaaaaatatggaacAGTAcctgaataaaaaaataagactCGTAGGATTAACCACCGTCATAACGAGTGTAGACGATTTGATTTTATGGCTAGATGTAAAAGAAAActacctttttaatttcccatCCTCATGCCGCATAGTGCCTTGTAAAACCCACATTCTAGGGTTCACCCAAAAGGCATACTGCGCACGAATGTCAGTTATGAACAAAAACGTGTTCGATGCGGTTAACCAATATGCCCAAACGAAGAATGTCCTCATATTTGTTTCGTCTAGGAGACAAACGAGAGTTACGGCGTATGACATTATTTCCCTGAACCTCAGCTCCCACAACCTCAGCTTTCTGCATACGGAAAATTTGCTGAATGATAAGAGCCACATCCAGTTTTTACTTAAcagtagtaaaaaaaaggacgggaaaaggaagaaaaaaaaaggcaaaaagaGAGTTCCAACAGATGGGGAGGAACCAAGTGAGAGCCAAGACCGTCGTAGTAGCTTTAACGCTAATAATTTGGTACGAAGCCACAACGATGACAGCCACTTCTCCAGCGACAGCGGCGAAGACGGACCAAGTGATCTGCCCGATTACGCCGCCCTAATGAACAAAAACCTCTctggagaagaaaaaacgcaaGTAGCCAACATGCTCTTCCAAAACTACCTGAACATAATCGAAAATGAACACTTGAAAGACCTGCTGAAATACGGAATAGGAATCCATCATGCTGGGCTAAACGAAAACGATAAAAACATTGtagagtatttttttttaaataaaattattcaaatacTTATATGCACGTCCACCCTAGCATGGGGAATTAACCTCCCTGCCTATCTGGTAATCATAAAGGGAAATGAATTCTACGATGCTAAGACGAAGAAGTACAAAGATATTTCCTACACAGATTTATTGCAAATGATTGGTAGAGCTGGAAGGCCACAATTTGACGACAAAGCTTTAGCCATATTGCTGGTccaagaaaaaagaaaaaacgcaatCAAAAATTTCCTCTATCATCCTATGAATATAGAATCAAATATTActgaaaatttaaatgaacaCATAAATGCAGAAATTTGTTCTAAAGTAATAAACAACAAGGAGGACATTTTTAACTACCTGACCAAgtcatattattttaaaagactTTTTTCGAACCCCTCCTACTACATTAAGGATGTGCAATATGTCCAGCTATTTGAGAATAACATACTGTCTAATCAAGCCAAGAAGGTTATATATGAGCATGTAAACAAAATGATCGACAGCACCATCAGCTTTTTGGAGGCTAACAAATGTGTGGAAGTCACCATGCAGGATTACATGCACACTTATTGCTCAACCCCCCTGGGGCATATCGCCTCCGTGTACTACTTGAAATGTGAAACggtgtcttttttttacaaaatggttGAGCAGAATTGTGGCCGCTCAAATGCTatggaaggagaaaacgaTGGGGCAGAGGGTCTCAGTGGGGACCTCCAAAATGGCAACCATGTAGTCgatgggggggaggcagccaTGAACTTGGGGGGACACACCGATGGGGAAGCGATAAGCGGAGAGATAGGCGCCCCGAGTAGCGGCTCACCGAACGAAGATCGCTGCGTGGAGGAGGAATCAACCCCCCCCGACCACCGCGCCGATCCTGACCAACGGGATGAACCCCGCTGCCGCCCCCGCCGCCACCACCATCGCCCCCCCGCGCGGGCAAAGGAACTGGACTTCTACGGGCTGTTCGCCCTGATCGCGCAGGCCCGAGAGTTCGATGACGTCCCCCTCAGGCACAACGAAGACAAGTACAACGTGAAGCTGCGAAACCAAATCCCCCTAGACATCGACATGAATATGAAAAACGTCAAAACGTATCTCCTGCTTCTCTCCCGCCTGTACGAATGCACCTACGAAACGGTAGATTATCACATAGACTTAAAATTAGTTATGGACCAAATAGCAAGAGTTATTAATGGGTTCATTGATATATGCCTACTGTTTGGTAGgtacaattatataaaaaatttgatccTCATATATCAGTGCATTAACCAGAAAATCCAGCCCAGCCAAAATTCCCTTTACCTGATTAAGGACCTAAATGATagccagctagccaaactgGCAGaattgcaaataaaaaatttaaaagatttACTAAAATTTGACAAATCCTTTTTATACTCACTTAACATCTTCCACACCTCTCAgttgaattttatttttcaaattcccACCCTAACTAGCAGCgtcaaattattttacaaaagtgTTAACCTTAGGAACGAGCTGGCGGAAAAGAAACATAACTTAATCAGCATTCCTTGTGTGAatcatcaaaaaaatgaaaataaatttttttttcaaatgaaaCATCATGATCCGAATGAAATTGTCAttagagtttttttttgtttctttaaTAAAGCGTTGAGGGATGCCAATTCGGGTACCCCCCCTAGTGCGAATGTGCAGTG GTACGCCATCCTGCACGATTGTGCTCAAGACGAATCGGTTTCCATCAAGCGCTTCAACAATTCGGCCCTAAGGAAAACATCATCCGTCTCGTTCAC TTTGGAAGACCTAGCCCCGGGGACCTACCACTTCGCCGTGTACGCACATAGTGACACCTACTACGGGATAGACCACGAGGTTAGAGAGAAAAGCGCTTTTACCGAAgcgcacttttttttgcatccccgTGAATCGGTTCATCTCCATATCCTCGTTGCTTCCGTATTTTTTGGTGCATTACCTCCCTGA
- a CDS encoding Ctr copper transporter domain containing protein (encoded by transcript PVX_118540A) has protein sequence MNRNIWSVLLIILVINFLLTTGGTTAQKSNEKNGPENNAKNGPENNAKNGPENNAKKGPENNAKKGPENNAKKGPENNAKKGPENNAKKGPENKEKKGHSCCGKKGSTGNPKEKKKSDKNSEDNKNSQGDKISKDHAECTPSLHVECAHNCCKKKLAFIYDCWDNFKSYKNIIEQHTKGQQENNFQLQGAGDEDSGEDGGASTTGHSMAMAMPMSFQLSTHTIILFKFWETKTETSYYISLALCLLFGVLSVLLKLLRLHVEQALPQTKDTNVMNSGVLFKNNLTRSLLSFIIYSWDYLLMLIVMTFNVGLFFAVVVGLSIGFFLFGHKFVTCGKSSTDGLDVHKEFHGDPACCGC, from the exons ATGAATAGAAACATCTGGAGTGTGCTTTTAATAATACtagttataaattttttactgaCCACTGGAGGAACGACGGCCCAAAAGAGCAACGAGAAGAATGGACCAGAGAACAACGCGAAAAATGGACCAGAGAACAACGCGAAAAATGGACCAGAGAACAACGCGAAGAAGGGACCAGAGAACAACGCGAAGAAGGGACCAGAGAACAACGCGAAGAAGGGACCAGAGAACAACGCGAAGAAGGGACCAGAGAACAACGCGAAGAAGGGACCAGAGaacaaagagaaaaaaggacacAGCTGTTGTGGGAAAAAGGGCTCAACTGGGAACcccaaggaaaaaaaaaagagtgacAAGAATTCCGAGGATAACAAGAATTCACAGGGTGACAAAATTTCAAAGGACCATGCGGAATGCACACCCTCATTACACGTAGAATGTGCCCACAActgctgcaaaaaaaagctggCCTTTATTTATGACTGCTGGGACAATTTCAAATCgtataaaaacataattgAGCAGCACACGAAGGGCCAGCAGGAAAATAACTTCCAACTGCAGGGAGCTGGCGATGAAGATAGCGGCGAGGATGGCGGTGCAAGTACCACGGGCCACAGCATGGCCATGGCCATGCCCATGTCATTTCAGCTTTCCACGCACAcgattattttgtttaaattcTGGGAAACCAAAACG GAAACATCCTACTACATCTCCCTGGCCCTATGCCTCCTTTTCGGCGTGCTCTCAGTCCTACTGAAGCTGCTCCGACTGCACGTCGAACAGGCCCTGCCGCAGACCAAAGACACAAACGTAATGAACAGTGgagttctttttaaaaacaatttaacgAGATCGCTGCTTtcatttatcatttattcATGGGACTACCTATTAATGCTAATCGTTATGACTTTCAATGTGGGCCTATTCTTCGCCGTTGTGGTGGGCCTATCGATtggtttctttttatttggaCATAAGTTTGTCACGTGTGGGAAAAGCTCCACCGATGGGTTGGACGTCCACAAGGAGTTTCATGGAGACCCCGCCTGTTGCGGGTGTTGA
- a CDS encoding 2-Cys peroxiredoxin, putative (encoded by transcript PVX_118545A): MPTYVGKEAPFFKAEAVFGDNSFGEVNLTQFIGKKYVLLYFYPLDFTFVCPSEIIALDKALDAFHERNVELLGCSVDSKYTHLAWKKTPLAKGGIGNIKHTLLSDITKSISKDYNVLFDDSVSLRAFVLIDMNGIVQHLLVNNLAIGRSVDEILRIIDAIQHHEKYGDVCPANWQKGKVSMKPSEEGVAQYLSTL; this comes from the coding sequence ATGCCGACATACGTAGGAAAGGAagccccctttttcaaaGCTGAGGCCGTTTTTGGAGATAACTCCTTTGGAGAAGTGAATTTAACACAATTTATCGGAAAGAAGTATGTgctgttatatttttaccctCTTGATTTTACCTTCGTGTGCCCATCAGAAATAATAGCATTGGATAAAGCCTTGGATGCATTTCACGAAAGGAATGTAGAATTGTTGGGATGCAGTGTAGATAGCAAATACACACACCTTGCATGGAAAAAAACCCCACTGGCAAAAGGAGGCATTGGCAATATCAAGCATACTTTACTATCTGACATTACGAAAAGCATTTCAAAGGACTACAATGTTCTCTTTGATGATAGCGTATCTTTGAGGGCCTTCGTTTTGATCGACATGAATGGAATTGTGCAACATCTTCTCGTTAACAATCTGGCAATAGGTCGCTCAGTGGACGAAATTTTACGAATAATCGACGCCATACAGCACCATGAGAAATACGGCGATGTGTGTCCAGCCAACTGGCAAAAGGGCAAGGTGTCCATGAAGCCATCAGAGGAGGGCGTTGCGCAGTATTTGTCCACATTATAA